The Lycium barbarum isolate Lr01 chromosome 12, ASM1917538v2, whole genome shotgun sequence genome includes a region encoding these proteins:
- the LOC132624342 gene encoding high mobility group B protein 2-like, whose translation MLERRLATAFVKRERRPASFVKRAQNLANDPDKPKRPANAFVLSIEELKKQFMKEKPKAKWKQLSDVDRAPYITETEKTKAEYQKNMDLYNWRVAAGSMEEEEYHKYWSKVNEEEEDDD comes from the coding sequence ATGCTAGAACGGAGGCTTGCAACTGCTTTTGTTAAGCGAGAACGGAGACCTGCTTCCTTTGTTAAGCGAGCACAGAACCTTGCCAATGATCCTGACAAACCTAAGAGGCCTGCAAATGCTTTCGTCCTTTCcattgaagagttgaagaagcagTTCATGAAGGAGAAACCAAAAGCCAAGTGGAAACAGTTGTCAGATGTTGACAGAGCTCCTTACATAACAGAGACAGAGAAAACGAAGGCCGAATATCAAAAGAACATGGATCTTTATAACTGGCGAGTGGCTGCTGGATCTATGGAAGAAGAGGAATATCATAAGTATTGGTCCAAGGTTAACGAGGAAGAGGAGGACGACGACTGA